One Phycisphaera mikurensis NBRC 102666 DNA window includes the following coding sequences:
- a CDS encoding PEP-CTERM sorting domain-containing protein yields MNRLFSVLAASAVAASSTSAFGAAGIFGAYVELTASGGAATSYNLLVPGSSPLSDFDGLDLGDFDVTGDTLVISNAQGLTFKNGGSDVTGVETNYRVTRVGDAPGVFTAIAHNFGANATFTDAAGNTFTGGGDQLWGGPGGITSTPDVVAGLVEGDYEIEIFARAFTAADGDQLADNGGSNYTATFSVVPEPASLALLGAGAALLFRRRRA; encoded by the coding sequence ATGAACCGTCTGTTTTCCGTCCTGGCAGCCTCGGCCGTTGCCGCCTCCAGCACCTCCGCCTTCGGCGCCGCGGGCATCTTCGGCGCGTACGTCGAGCTCACCGCCAGCGGCGGGGCCGCGACCTCCTACAACCTCCTGGTGCCCGGGTCCAGCCCGCTGAGCGACTTCGACGGCCTCGATCTCGGCGACTTCGACGTCACCGGCGACACGCTGGTGATCTCCAACGCGCAGGGCCTCACCTTCAAGAACGGTGGCAGCGACGTCACCGGCGTCGAGACCAACTACCGCGTCACGCGCGTGGGCGACGCGCCGGGCGTCTTCACGGCGATCGCGCACAACTTCGGCGCCAACGCGACCTTCACCGACGCCGCGGGGAACACCTTCACCGGCGGCGGCGACCAGCTCTGGGGCGGCCCCGGCGGCATCACCAGCACGCCGGACGTGGTCGCCGGCCTGGTCGAGGGCGACTACGAGATCGAGATCTTCGCGAGGGCCTTCACCGCCGCGGACGGCGATCAGCTCGCCGACAACGGCGGGAGCAATTACACGGCCACCTTCAGCGTCGTGCCCGAGCCGGCGAGCCTCGCGTTGCTGGGCGCCGGAGCGGCGCTCCTGTTCCGCCGCCGCCGCGCTTGA
- a CDS encoding transketolase has protein sequence MSFDSTIHDKAIQLTKLTYEITGAAGSGHPSSGASLAHLVSVLLYQQMRFEPMNPGHPASDRLVLSEGHAVPVLYAAMADLGIAYRRFDGPDDAEGTLKPMTHELARTLRAIDSPVDGHPNPALGFPFFDAATGSLGQGLSVAAGLALAARMDGLGKRIYCLIGDGESREGQVWEAVDFLIDHGLKAVCPVFNANRFAQSEAVSVQQSADVLVAKLEAAGFDVRDVDGHAPEAVAGAFSAHAQAQHNPDAAPVALVARTVKGWGAQSQHGNGHHGTAPTGEALEAALAELDAKHKQLGATADVKLQRDLLPPEKPGPVKREQMPAFDEACRSFGQEEVLAKGVLATRKAYGISLRALGHARGDVAALDADVSGSTGSASFKKDPELTGRFIECRIAEQNMVSAALGMAAGGKLPVVSTFGKFLTRAYDQVEMAVLSGQPLRLVGSHAGCTLGPDGPSQMALPDVAWFRSFGTMRDHRGHPGFYVCTPADAWATHGLVAAMADHPGSVYLRTMRPETEFLYGPGTTFTLGGHEVLNQGRDLLIVAQGYMVHQANAALEALDAQGVDATIVDLYSLPFDEEALADLANDHDGRVLTLEDNYGGGMGSAVADALAATGDGFTVKQMHVERLPKSGADADDILAYVGLSVDDVVREALGMLEL, from the coding sequence ATGAGCTTCGACAGCACGATCCACGACAAGGCCATCCAGCTCACCAAGCTGACCTACGAGATCACCGGCGCCGCGGGATCGGGCCACCCCAGCTCCGGAGCGTCGCTGGCGCACCTGGTGTCGGTGCTGCTCTACCAGCAGATGCGTTTTGAGCCGATGAACCCCGGCCACCCCGCGAGCGATCGGCTCGTGCTTTCCGAGGGACACGCGGTGCCGGTGCTGTACGCGGCCATGGCCGACCTGGGCATCGCCTACCGCAGATTCGACGGGCCCGACGACGCCGAGGGCACGCTCAAGCCGATGACCCACGAGCTGGCACGCACGCTGCGCGCGATCGACTCGCCGGTGGACGGCCACCCCAACCCGGCGCTGGGCTTTCCCTTCTTCGACGCCGCGACCGGGTCGCTGGGCCAGGGCCTCTCCGTCGCCGCCGGCTTGGCGCTCGCGGCGCGGATGGACGGCCTCGGCAAGCGCATTTACTGCCTCATCGGCGACGGCGAGAGCCGCGAGGGCCAGGTGTGGGAGGCGGTCGACTTCCTGATCGACCACGGGCTCAAGGCCGTCTGCCCGGTCTTCAACGCGAACCGGTTTGCGCAGAGCGAGGCCGTTTCGGTGCAGCAATCCGCCGACGTGCTGGTGGCGAAGCTCGAGGCCGCCGGCTTCGACGTCCGCGACGTCGACGGCCACGCGCCCGAGGCCGTCGCCGGGGCCTTCTCCGCCCACGCCCAGGCCCAGCACAACCCCGACGCCGCGCCCGTCGCCCTGGTCGCCCGCACCGTCAAAGGCTGGGGTGCCCAGAGCCAGCACGGCAACGGCCACCACGGCACGGCCCCGACCGGCGAGGCGTTGGAGGCCGCGCTCGCCGAGCTCGACGCGAAGCACAAGCAGCTCGGTGCCACCGCGGACGTGAAGCTGCAGCGCGACCTGCTCCCCCCCGAGAAGCCCGGCCCGGTGAAGCGGGAGCAGATGCCCGCCTTCGACGAGGCCTGCAGGAGCTTCGGCCAGGAGGAGGTGCTCGCGAAGGGCGTGCTCGCCACGCGCAAGGCCTACGGCATCTCGCTGCGGGCCCTGGGGCACGCCCGCGGCGACGTCGCCGCGCTCGACGCCGACGTCTCGGGCTCCACCGGCTCGGCCTCCTTCAAGAAGGACCCGGAGCTCACTGGCCGCTTCATCGAGTGCCGCATCGCCGAGCAGAACATGGTCTCGGCAGCGCTGGGGATGGCCGCCGGCGGCAAGCTGCCGGTGGTCTCCACCTTCGGCAAGTTCCTCACCCGGGCCTACGACCAGGTCGAGATGGCGGTGCTCTCGGGCCAGCCGCTGCGGCTGGTCGGCAGCCACGCCGGCTGCACGCTCGGGCCCGACGGCCCCTCGCAGATGGCCCTGCCCGACGTCGCCTGGTTCCGCAGCTTCGGGACGATGAGAGACCACCGCGGCCACCCGGGTTTCTACGTCTGCACGCCCGCGGACGCGTGGGCCACCCACGGCCTGGTCGCCGCGATGGCCGACCACCCCGGCAGCGTTTACCTCCGGACGATGCGGCCCGAGACCGAGTTCCTCTACGGCCCCGGCACGACCTTCACCCTCGGCGGCCACGAGGTGCTCAACCAGGGCCGCGACCTGCTGATCGTCGCGCAGGGTTACATGGTCCACCAGGCCAACGCCGCGCTCGAGGCGCTGGATGCGCAGGGCGTCGACGCCACGATCGTCGACCTCTACAGCCTGCCCTTCGACGAGGAGGCGCTCGCCGACCTCGCCAACGACCACGACGGCCGGGTGCTGACGCTGGAGGACAACTACGGCGGCGGCATGGGCTCCGCCGTCGCCGACGCGCTGGCCGCCACCGGCGACGGCTTCACCGTCAAGCAGATGCACGTCGAGCGGCTGCCCAAGAGCGGCGCCGACGCCGACGACATCCTCGCGTACGTCGGCCTCTCCGTCGACGACGTCGTGCGTGAGGCGCTGGGGATGCTGGAGCTCTGA
- a CDS encoding PEP-CTERM sorting domain-containing protein (PEP-CTERM proteins occur, often in large numbers, in the proteomes of bacteria that also encode an exosortase, a predicted intramembrane cysteine proteinase. The presence of a PEP-CTERM domain at a protein's C-terminus predicts cleavage within the sorting domain, followed by covalent anchoring to some some component of the (usually Gram-negative) cell surface. Many PEP-CTERM proteins exhibit an unusual sequence composition that includes large numbers of potential glycosylation sites. Expression of one such protein has been shown restore the ability of a bacterium to form floc, a type of biofilm.) yields MAILSLSRSRCLLAAALAAPLAPGSAFAQDVSAPAILQWFDSTYENQENRLGDFFLAGYGGTWVPPVGRADSGNQSVGYDVYDRFDLGRANAPTLYGTETGLRTLTDRIHRVGGSIYVDQVLNHNGFSDASRPGFIAGGGYPGFFLQDPDGGSDPFGVPGTDGDFHSAFEGGDLRGRLAGLIDINHATNFRFIRTPVNANDPRNIPAGTSANRPDPANARFYADRDLDPIRVFNPYTGEQDIAIHPFNTSDPLAGDAVPENAMGLLMRNSRWMVADVGVDGFRLDATKHFEPFVFDYFDQAVYRASTRTNLDGSRRDVFSFGEAFLTDTGTLLGVHVRKDIDPNDPGRVGGNRDTLDFNYQAALARNLQGNAIGNDWRAVQASGMDVADDGLINGSNGLLFVQSHDDGPAQNGLAMNNVAHAHMLMRPGNAVVYHNAEEHGDGRDFPKDGRRDALGTGSDRITTLTKLRETHGRGDYRERFLEKETLVYERAGSALVVLSNRNDAGFDTRRVEVDLPFGTPLVELTGNAAAEADIAELLVVDNDFFAGPSKVTVRALRNDGQDKGYLVYGLAKPESSAGIQLAGSTRTIGPDAVPLTVDTDGDGVPDAGSNRDRSRARLAPLRVVTGDTLGISLETDAVTHTGGWLNPLTQQIEQIAVRDRDADGDFAAFRLDGGLDLNGSGAVDFTTPGSTAYGFENFTDVNDPGFFNADGRGRFAQTIDTTGLAEGEHYLTVRAFRHRDVATGGDGGPAVFEDFKEVLYVDRLAPESALAGLTPFSADGHDIDFDGRSTDGTADAMHFFLNLGSGLTDAEVLAQVDGGNAGNRIDRDLFRRGFTGVAAGNNAVTLVTFEVTGNRSVRRYSGIGIDNGNGAGIGDVDGDGSLTRADLTASATNFETFLYSRNRLFSPAADANGDGNVDTLDLLAIRPLFDAAAVTADAAAAYDEVLDRRGNLNGNGDTDSFDLLFLRDNRFTTDADLLWTLDLNPDGTLDGVDAELFVTAFLGEISGDFTRDGVIDLDDADAAVLALTDVDAYQRAFSIDALVTGDVNRDFVFDRGDIDPFLDLFADGALARQRFVDAGLLVPEPGTAAALGVGLSLLTRRRRR; encoded by the coding sequence ATGGCCATCCTCTCCCTCTCCCGCTCCCGCTGCCTCCTCGCCGCCGCCCTCGCGGCCCCGCTGGCCCCCGGCTCCGCCTTCGCGCAGGACGTGTCCGCCCCCGCGATCCTCCAGTGGTTCGACAGCACGTACGAGAACCAGGAGAACCGCCTCGGCGACTTCTTCCTGGCCGGCTACGGCGGCACGTGGGTGCCGCCGGTGGGCCGCGCCGACTCGGGCAACCAGAGCGTCGGCTACGACGTGTACGACCGTTTCGACCTCGGCCGCGCCAACGCCCCGACGCTGTACGGCACGGAGACCGGCCTCCGCACGCTGACCGACCGCATCCACCGCGTCGGCGGCAGCATCTACGTCGACCAGGTGCTTAACCACAACGGCTTCTCCGACGCCAGCCGGCCGGGCTTCATCGCCGGCGGCGGGTACCCGGGCTTCTTCCTCCAGGATCCGGATGGCGGCAGCGACCCCTTCGGCGTGCCCGGCACCGACGGCGACTTCCACTCCGCCTTCGAGGGCGGCGACCTCCGCGGCCGCCTCGCGGGCCTGATCGACATCAACCACGCGACCAACTTCCGGTTCATCCGCACGCCGGTGAACGCGAACGACCCCCGCAACATCCCTGCAGGTACCTCCGCGAATCGGCCCGACCCGGCCAACGCCCGCTTCTACGCCGACCGCGACCTGGATCCGATCCGCGTGTTCAACCCGTACACCGGTGAGCAGGACATCGCGATCCACCCCTTCAACACGTCCGATCCGCTCGCCGGCGACGCCGTGCCCGAGAACGCGATGGGCCTGCTCATGCGGAACAGCCGCTGGATGGTCGCCGACGTCGGCGTCGACGGCTTCCGCCTCGACGCCACCAAGCACTTCGAGCCCTTCGTCTTCGACTACTTCGACCAGGCCGTGTACCGGGCGAGCACGCGGACGAACCTGGACGGCAGCCGCCGCGACGTGTTCAGCTTCGGCGAAGCCTTCCTCACCGACACGGGCACGCTGCTGGGCGTCCACGTCCGCAAGGACATCGATCCCAACGATCCCGGCCGCGTCGGCGGGAACCGCGACACGCTGGACTTCAACTACCAGGCCGCCCTGGCCCGCAACCTGCAGGGCAACGCGATCGGCAACGACTGGCGCGCCGTGCAGGCGTCGGGCATGGACGTCGCCGACGACGGGCTGATCAACGGCAGCAACGGCCTGCTCTTCGTGCAGAGCCACGATGACGGGCCCGCGCAGAACGGCCTGGCGATGAACAACGTCGCCCACGCGCACATGCTGATGCGGCCGGGCAACGCGGTCGTCTACCACAACGCCGAGGAGCACGGCGACGGCCGCGACTTCCCCAAGGACGGCCGCCGCGACGCGCTGGGCACCGGCAGCGACCGGATCACCACGCTCACGAAGCTCCGCGAAACGCATGGCCGCGGCGACTACCGCGAGCGCTTCCTGGAGAAGGAGACGCTCGTCTACGAGCGGGCCGGCAGCGCGCTGGTCGTGCTGTCCAACCGCAACGATGCCGGCTTCGACACGCGCCGCGTCGAGGTCGACCTGCCCTTCGGCACGCCGCTGGTCGAGCTCACCGGCAACGCGGCGGCCGAGGCGGACATCGCCGAGCTGCTCGTCGTCGACAACGACTTCTTCGCGGGGCCGTCGAAGGTCACCGTCCGCGCGCTCCGCAACGACGGGCAGGACAAGGGCTACCTCGTCTACGGCTTGGCGAAGCCCGAGTCCTCCGCCGGCATCCAGCTCGCCGGCTCCACCCGCACGATCGGCCCCGATGCCGTTCCGCTCACGGTCGACACCGACGGCGACGGCGTGCCCGACGCCGGCAGCAACCGCGACCGCTCCCGCGCTCGGCTCGCCCCGCTCCGCGTGGTGACCGGCGACACGCTGGGCATCTCGCTGGAGACCGACGCCGTCACGCACACCGGCGGCTGGCTGAACCCGCTGACGCAGCAAATCGAGCAGATCGCGGTCCGCGACCGCGACGCCGACGGCGACTTCGCCGCCTTCCGCCTCGACGGCGGCCTGGACCTGAACGGCAGCGGGGCGGTCGACTTCACAACGCCCGGCAGCACCGCCTACGGCTTCGAGAACTTCACCGACGTGAACGACCCGGGCTTCTTCAACGCGGACGGCCGCGGCCGCTTCGCCCAGACGATCGACACCACCGGCCTGGCCGAGGGCGAGCACTACCTCACCGTCCGCGCCTTCCGCCACCGCGACGTGGCCACCGGCGGCGACGGCGGACCGGCGGTCTTCGAAGACTTCAAGGAAGTCCTCTACGTCGACCGCCTCGCTCCCGAGTCCGCCCTCGCCGGCCTGACGCCCTTCAGCGCCGACGGCCACGACATCGACTTCGACGGACGCAGCACCGATGGCACCGCCGACGCGATGCACTTCTTCCTGAATCTGGGCAGCGGCCTCACCGATGCCGAGGTGCTGGCGCAGGTCGACGGCGGCAACGCCGGCAACCGCATCGACCGCGACCTGTTCCGCCGCGGCTTTACCGGCGTGGCCGCCGGCAACAACGCGGTCACGCTGGTCACCTTCGAAGTCACCGGCAACCGCAGCGTCCGCCGCTACAGCGGGATCGGCATCGACAACGGGAACGGCGCCGGCATCGGCGACGTCGACGGCGACGGCTCGCTCACCCGCGCCGATCTGACCGCTTCGGCGACGAACTTCGAGACCTTCCTCTACAGCCGCAATCGGCTGTTCAGCCCCGCCGCCGACGCCAACGGCGACGGGAACGTCGACACGCTGGACTTGCTCGCCATCCGCCCGCTCTTCGACGCCGCCGCCGTCACCGCCGACGCGGCCGCCGCCTACGACGAGGTGCTCGACCGCCGCGGGAACCTCAACGGCAACGGCGACACCGACAGCTTCGACCTGCTGTTCCTCCGCGACAACCGCTTCACCACCGACGCCGACCTCCTCTGGACGCTGGACTTGAACCCCGACGGCACGCTCGACGGCGTCGACGCCGAGCTGTTCGTCACCGCCTTCCTCGGGGAGATCAGCGGCGACTTCACCCGCGACGGCGTGATCGACCTCGACGACGCCGACGCCGCCGTGCTGGCGCTCACCGACGTGGACGCGTACCAGCGGGCCTTCTCGATCGACGCGCTGGTTACCGGCGACGTCAACCGCGACTTCGTTTTCGACCGCGGCGACATCGACCCGTTCCTGGACCTCTTCGCCGACGGTGCGCTCGCCCGCCAGCGCTTCGTGGATGCGGGCCTCCTGGTTCCCGAGCCCGGCACCGCCGCCGCGCTGGGGGTCGGCCTGAGCCTGCTCACGCGCCGCCGCCGCCGCTGA
- a CDS encoding MTAP family purine nucleoside phosphorylase, whose product MADGDVVDEVKVGVIAGSGMGEALAEEGGEAITVETPFGPPASPIVKTRWEGTDVFVLQRHGPRHAFNPSAVPYRANVCALKQLGVTHVLASAAVGSLREDVQPGELMILDQLIDRTLGRPRTFFDAAAVHVEFAEPFCPVMRRWLIEAADRLSGGGANEQSDQRRVHRQGTMMVMEGPSFSTRAESRMYRQWGGDVIGMTGLPEARLAREAEMAYASLAMPTDYDSWKPGEAASESLLEEILGNLQVAVASSLSLVREALRHTGRLRREASPAHRALDHAIWTQKADIDPAEVQRLQPLWGRHFPTHDAG is encoded by the coding sequence ATGGCCGATGGCGACGTCGTGGACGAGGTGAAGGTGGGCGTGATCGCGGGCTCGGGCATGGGCGAAGCCCTCGCCGAAGAGGGCGGCGAGGCGATCACCGTGGAGACTCCCTTCGGGCCGCCGGCCTCGCCGATCGTGAAGACCCGCTGGGAGGGCACCGACGTCTTCGTCCTGCAGCGGCACGGGCCGCGGCACGCGTTCAACCCCTCGGCGGTGCCGTACCGGGCGAACGTCTGCGCGCTCAAGCAGCTCGGGGTGACGCACGTGCTCGCCTCCGCGGCCGTCGGCTCCCTGCGTGAGGACGTGCAACCCGGGGAGCTGATGATCCTCGACCAGCTCATCGACCGCACGCTCGGGCGGCCGCGCACCTTCTTCGATGCCGCCGCGGTGCACGTCGAGTTCGCCGAGCCCTTCTGCCCCGTGATGCGTCGCTGGCTCATCGAAGCCGCCGACCGCCTGAGCGGGGGCGGCGCCAACGAGCAGAGCGACCAACGCCGCGTCCACCGGCAGGGGACGATGATGGTGATGGAGGGGCCGTCGTTCTCGACGCGGGCCGAATCGCGGATGTACCGCCAGTGGGGCGGCGACGTGATCGGCATGACCGGCCTCCCGGAGGCACGGCTCGCGCGGGAGGCGGAGATGGCCTACGCGAGCCTCGCCATGCCCACCGACTACGACTCGTGGAAGCCCGGCGAGGCCGCGAGCGAGTCGCTGCTGGAGGAGATCCTCGGGAACCTGCAGGTGGCGGTGGCCTCCTCGCTGTCGCTGGTCCGCGAGGCGTTGCGGCACACCGGCCGGCTGCGACGCGAGGCCAGCCCCGCCCACCGCGCGCTCGATCACGCGATCTGGACGCAGAAGGCCGACATCGACCCGGCGGAGGTCCAGCGGCTGCAGCCGCTCTGGGGCCGGCACTTCCCGACGCACGACGCCGGCTGA
- a CDS encoding PEP-CTERM sorting domain-containing protein — MKTLTLLSAAASLAAAGSASAITLDGQNIPSEGLTLLATQQNATGFGNATGGGQDSAGGGELNQIFGDYNAATGNLELGITGNVEGNFNKLFLFFDGVAGGENVLANDNADGGFGEVNALAGLTFDSGFTADHGLRFEIGSGFYGVNAFDLIDNTAVSVVSGGGPGDLPLSNVGSNGVQVGWDNSNVLGVTDADASLAASATTGIELEIDLAAFFGTTEGDIKVAAIYTSADGTFASNQLLGSLPAGTGNLGDPTVVDLNTLAGEQFVTISAPVVPEPASLALLGLGGLLIAGRRRG, encoded by the coding sequence ATGAAAACCCTGACTCTTCTCTCCGCCGCCGCTTCCCTCGCCGCCGCGGGCTCCGCCTCGGCCATCACGCTCGATGGGCAGAACATCCCGTCCGAGGGTCTCACGCTGCTCGCCACGCAGCAGAACGCGACCGGCTTCGGAAACGCCACCGGCGGCGGCCAAGACTCTGCGGGCGGCGGCGAGCTGAACCAGATCTTCGGCGACTACAACGCCGCGACCGGAAATCTTGAGCTGGGCATCACCGGCAACGTCGAGGGCAACTTCAACAAGCTGTTCCTGTTCTTCGATGGTGTCGCGGGCGGCGAGAACGTCCTCGCGAACGACAACGCCGACGGCGGCTTCGGCGAGGTCAACGCGCTCGCGGGCCTGACGTTCGACAGCGGCTTCACCGCAGATCACGGCCTCCGCTTCGAGATCGGCAGCGGCTTCTACGGCGTGAATGCCTTCGACCTGATCGACAACACCGCCGTCAGCGTGGTCTCGGGCGGCGGCCCTGGCGACCTGCCGCTGAGCAACGTCGGCTCGAACGGCGTGCAGGTTGGCTGGGACAACAGCAACGTGCTCGGCGTCACCGATGCCGATGCTTCACTCGCCGCTTCGGCGACGACCGGCATCGAGCTGGAGATCGATCTCGCCGCGTTCTTTGGCACCACCGAGGGCGACATCAAGGTCGCGGCGATCTACACCAGCGCCGACGGCACCTTCGCCTCCAATCAGCTCCTCGGCTCGCTGCCTGCGGGCACGGGCAACCTCGGGGATCCGACGGTCGTGGACCTCAACACGCTCGCCGGTGAACAGTTCGTGACCATTTCGGCTCCGGTCGTCCCCGAGCCCGCCAGCCTCGCGCTGCTCGGCCTCGGCGGCCTGCTGATCGCCGGTCGTCGCCGCGGCTGA
- the ilvB gene encoding biosynthetic-type acetolactate synthase large subunit produces the protein MTAAPTSTLSSRGITPTRHGPATDRYAGMTGAQAFTALMAEHGVDTIFGYPGGAILPVFDAIHESKNFQFVLARHEQGAGHMAEGYARVTGRPGIVLVTSGPGATNTVTPLQDALMDGTPIIVFAGQVATGAIGSDAFQEADMTGITRPCTKWNTLVKDVDDLPRAVNTAFHVATTGRPGPVFVDLPKDVTAALIGGSVHDQVHLPGYAMREAGTSSQIREAAELINRAEKPLLYVGQGAILSGAEGILAQCARDAGIPVTTTLQGLGAFPETDELSVHMLGMHGSAYANWAMRDADVVISVGARFDDRVTGNVATFAPGARAAEAAGRGGIIHFDIAPENINKAVPVAIGVEGDAKKNLELLHPLLTRHDAAGATDRSAWLKQIANWKAEAPFAFDHDEREFHLKPQAVIQELYEQLGENGIITTGVGQHQMWAAHFYQYTFPKQWMTSGGLGTMGFGVPSSVGAQAGEMIEAKKQGRPHRQVVNIDGDGSFSMTCMEMTTAAQYGIPAKSIILNNDFQGMVKQWQDLFYEERYSHTEMHNPDFVKLVEAMHCGAFRVTKLEDLPRVMKAFLAYDGPAVLEALVEKHEHVYPMVPAGKSVDEMVLGKPPVPADAPEAVKAEG, from the coding sequence ATGACCGCCGCCCCCACCTCCACGCTCTCCTCCCGCGGCATCACGCCCACGCGCCACGGGCCCGCCACCGACCGCTACGCCGGCATGACCGGGGCGCAGGCGTTCACGGCCCTGATGGCCGAGCACGGCGTCGACACGATCTTCGGATACCCAGGCGGCGCGATCCTCCCGGTCTTCGACGCGATCCACGAGAGCAAGAACTTCCAGTTCGTGCTCGCCCGCCACGAGCAGGGCGCCGGCCACATGGCCGAGGGCTACGCCCGCGTCACCGGCCGGCCGGGCATCGTGCTGGTGACCAGCGGGCCGGGCGCCACCAACACGGTGACGCCCCTGCAGGACGCGCTGATGGACGGCACGCCGATCATCGTGTTCGCCGGCCAGGTGGCCACCGGCGCCATCGGCAGCGACGCCTTCCAGGAGGCGGACATGACCGGCATCACCCGGCCCTGCACCAAGTGGAACACGCTGGTGAAGGACGTGGACGACCTGCCCCGCGCCGTCAACACCGCCTTCCACGTGGCCACCACCGGCCGCCCCGGCCCGGTGTTCGTCGACCTGCCCAAGGACGTCACCGCGGCGCTGATCGGCGGGAGCGTGCACGACCAGGTGCACCTGCCCGGCTACGCCATGCGCGAGGCCGGGACGTCCTCGCAGATCCGGGAGGCGGCCGAGCTGATCAACCGGGCGGAGAAGCCGCTGCTCTACGTCGGCCAAGGCGCGATCCTCTCCGGCGCCGAGGGGATCCTCGCGCAGTGCGCCCGCGACGCCGGCATCCCCGTGACGACGACGCTGCAAGGCCTCGGCGCCTTCCCCGAGACCGACGAGCTCTCGGTGCACATGCTCGGCATGCACGGCTCGGCCTACGCCAACTGGGCGATGCGGGACGCCGACGTGGTGATCTCGGTGGGCGCCCGCTTCGACGACCGCGTCACCGGCAACGTCGCCACCTTCGCCCCCGGCGCCCGTGCGGCGGAGGCCGCCGGCCGCGGCGGCATCATCCACTTCGACATCGCCCCCGAGAACATCAACAAGGCGGTGCCGGTGGCGATCGGGGTCGAGGGCGACGCGAAGAAGAACCTCGAGCTGCTCCACCCGCTGCTCACCCGCCACGACGCCGCCGGGGCGACCGACCGCAGCGCCTGGCTCAAGCAGATCGCCAACTGGAAGGCGGAGGCGCCGTTCGCGTTCGACCACGACGAACGCGAGTTCCACCTCAAGCCCCAGGCGGTCATCCAGGAGCTCTACGAGCAGCTCGGCGAGAACGGCATCATCACCACCGGCGTGGGCCAGCACCAGATGTGGGCGGCCCACTTCTACCAGTACACCTTCCCCAAGCAGTGGATGACCAGCGGCGGGCTGGGCACGATGGGCTTCGGCGTGCCCTCGAGCGTGGGCGCGCAGGCCGGCGAGATGATCGAGGCCAAGAAGCAGGGGCGTCCGCACCGGCAGGTCGTCAACATCGACGGCGACGGCAGCTTCTCGATGACCTGCATGGAGATGACCACCGCCGCGCAGTACGGAATCCCCGCGAAGTCGATCATCCTCAACAACGACTTCCAGGGCATGGTCAAGCAGTGGCAGGACCTCTTCTACGAGGAGCGGTACTCGCACACCGAGATGCACAACCCCGACTTCGTGAAGCTCGTCGAGGCGATGCACTGCGGGGCCTTCCGCGTGACGAAGCTCGAGGACCTGCCACGCGTGATGAAGGCGTTCCTCGCGTACGACGGCCCCGCCGTGCTCGAAGCGCTCGTGGAGAAGCACGAGCACGTGTACCCGATGGTGCCCGCCGGCAAGAGCGTCGACGAGATGGTCCTCGGCAAGCCGCCGGTGCCCGCCGATGCGCCCGAGGCCGTCAAGGCCGAGGGCTGA